One Mercurialis annua linkage group LG3, ddMerAnnu1.2, whole genome shotgun sequence DNA window includes the following coding sequences:
- the LOC126674965 gene encoding uncharacterized protein LOC126674965: MGVVSLAALSPLNFRTHCSSNTNNSISTTIRPAVILPGLGNNTADYQKLEATLNGFGVQTVVAKVSRFDWFRNAAGLLDSNYWRGTLQPRPVLDWYLKRVDEAVLEAKELAQGGTLSLIGHSAGGWLARVYMQEFGLSDISLLLTLGTPHLPPPKGVSGVIDQTRGLLYYVDEHCAKAVYTPHLKYVCIAGRYIEGARIVDSAKTEVSSVVPIGNAQPAVKTLLVNDTGNGTTTGTNFRARFIGQGYKQVCGQADVWGDGVVPEVSAHLDGALNISFEGVYHSPVGSDDELRPWYGSPAVVEQWIEHLLN, encoded by the exons ATGGGTGTGGTGTCTCTTGCTGCCTTATCACCACTCAATTTCAGAACTCATTGCTCCTCTAATACCAACAATTCCATTTCCACCACAATCCGGCCGGCCGTCATTCTTCCT GGTTTAGGCAACAACACAGCAGATTATCAGAAACTGGAGGCAACTTTGAATGGATTTGGAGTTCAAACAGTTGTTGCTAAGGTTTCAAGATTCGACTGGTTTAGAAATGCAGCTGGTTTGCTGGACTCTAACTACTGGCGTGGCACTCTCCAGCCTAGGCCTGTTCTTGATTG GTATTTGAAGAGGGTTGATGAGGCAGTTCTCGAAGCGAAGGAGCTTGCTCAAG GTGGGACTTTATCTTTGATCGGTCACTCGGCAGGAGGATGGCTTGCTCGTGTCTACATGCAAGAATTCGGTCTTTCTGATATTTCATTGCTACTCACACTTGGTACTCCTCATTT GCCACCTCCAAAGGGTGTGTCGGGTGTTATCGATCAAACAAGAGGTCTCCTTTACTATGTCGATGAACATTGCGCTAAAGCTGTTTACACTCCTCACTTGAAATATGTATGTATTGCTGGGAG GTATATAGAAGGGGCTCGTATTGTTGATAGCGCAAAGACAGAAGTTAGTTCCGTAGTCCCCATAGGCAATGCCCAACCAGCTGTGAAGACTCTTCTTGTGAATGACACAGGCAATGGAACAACTACAGGGACAAACTTCCGTGCTCGCTTTATCGGGCAAGGGTATAAGCAG GTATGCGGACAGGCAGATGTATGGGGCGATGGTGTTGTTCCAGAGGTATCAGCCCATCTTGACGGTGCACTTAATATTAGCTTTGAGGGAGTATACCACTCACCGGTTGGTTCAGACGATGAGCTGAGACCATGGTATGGTTCTCCTGCTGTTGTAGAGCAATGGATAGAACATCTCCTGAATTAG
- the LOC126674969 gene encoding upstream activation factor subunit spp27-like, with product MSFTASRVFKGCRALLAPAKSAAAAATPTPAAPKTTATKKTTAAAAAKPKVKREKPVRLSGILKPMPVSPVLREFLGGVPEASRTDAVKKIWAHIKLHNLQNPTNKKEIFCDEKLKSIFDGKEKVGFLEIGKLLTQHFVKAT from the exons ATGTCTTTCACAGCCTCTAGGGTTTTCAAGGGCTGCAGAGCTCTCTTAGCCCCGGCTAAGTCCGCTGCTGCAGCGGCAACGCCAACGCCAGCGGCGCCTAAAACGACGGCTACTAAGAAAACTACTGCTGCAGCAGCGGCGAAACCGAAGGTTAAGCGGGAAAAACCGGTGAGATTGTCGGGGATATTAAAGCCCATGCCGGTTTCACCTGTGCTGCGTGAGTTTCTTGGTGGAGTTCCCGAAGCTTCTCGTACTGATGCTGTTAAGAAAATCTGGGCTCATATCAAACTTCACAATCTTCAG AACCCCACAAACAAGAAGGAGATATTTTGTGATGAGAAGCTGAAGTCCATATTTGATGGGAAGGAGAAAGTTGGGTTCCTGGAGATAGGGAAATTGCTTACTCAACATTTTGTGAAAGCTACTTGA
- the LOC126674962 gene encoding RNA polymerase sigma factor sigB isoform X1 encodes MMSCLLPQFKCQPDSFSIHFKTHFNLTQPTAKSREPVCYRTQCILSTSSPSTSTAVLDLQQLRLPSFEAHPDSGGSKIPWTYIGAVGPPKETTFGQTLGTETLITSDEAIIAAAAAEAVALARSAAKVAKDAALLAKFNPSTDTESRLTSPSTADAPRTPQFTETERACIMGDSVTAQTRVKEDLSMQHSINESDDLEPIPEELELLEEQLSEGIVVRSRRQTERKARRACAAEKASTSVLSMKSGFTAKKKRASTQEVDHSDPLRYLRATTASSKLLTGTEELELSAGIQDLLKLERLQEELKERYGGQPTFAQWAAAADVDQRILRKRLNHGRLCKDKMIKSNIRLVISIAKTYQGAGMTLQDLVQEGCRGLVRGSEKFDATKGFKFSTYAHWWIKQAVRKSLSDQSRTIRLPFHMVEATYRVKEARKQLYSENGRQPDNEEIAEATGLSMKRLSAVLLTPKAPRSLDQKIGFNMDLKPSEVTADPDAESAEDLLMKQFMKQDLDKVLNTLNPREGQVVRWRFGLEDGRMKTLQEIGEIMGVSRERVRQIESSAFRKLKNKKRTKQLKQYLLA; translated from the exons ATGATGTCTTGTTTACTGCCACAGTTTAAGTGCCAACCTGACTCTTTCTCTATCCATTTCAAAACTCACTTCAATCTTACTCAACCCA CAGCAAAGAGTAGAGAGCCTGTTTGTTACCGGACACAATGCATTTTATCCACCTCATCACCATCAACATCAACTGCAGTGCTTGATCTGCAACAGCTGAGATTACCTTCTTTTGAAGCTCATCCAGACTCAGGTGGTTCAAAAATCCCATGGACATACATAGGGGCAGTTGGTCCACCTAAAGAG ACAACCTTTGGGCAGACTTTAGGTACAGAAACACTTATTACAAGTGATGAGGCTATAATTGCGGCAGCTGCTGCTGAAGCAGTTGCTCTTGCAAGATCTGCTGCCAAGGTTGCAAAAGATGCAGCCCTTCTGGCTAAATTTAATCCTTCTACAGATACAGAAAGTAGACTTACAAGTCCATCCACAGCTGATGCACCTAGAACACCGCAATTTACAGAAACAGAACGTGCCTGTATAATGGGAGACTCTGTAACAGCTCAAACTAGAGTGAAAGAAGATTTGTCTATGCAACATTCCATCAATGAGTCTGACGATTTGGAGCCAATCCCGGAGGAGCTTGAACTCCTGGAGGAGCAACTTTCAGAGGGTATAGTTGTGAGATCAAGACGCCAAACAGAAAGAAAAGCCAGACGAGCATGTGCCGCAGAAAAGGCTTCTACAAGTGTCTTGTCTATGAAGTCTGGTTTTACCGCCAAGAAAAAGCGTGCTTCTACACAGGAAGTGGACCATTCTGATCCATTACGTTATTTGAGAGCAACTACAGCCTCTTCCAAACTTCTTACTGGTACTGAAGAATTGGAATTGTCTGCTGGAATACAG GACCTACTGAAACTTGAAAGGCTCCAGGAGGAGCTTAAGGAGCGATATGGAGGTCAGCCCACCTTTGCTCAGTGGGCAGCTGCTGCAGATGTGGATCAGAGAATTTTAAGGAAGCGCTTAAATCATGGTAGATTGTGTAAAGACAAAATGATAAAATCTAACATACGGCTTGTTATTTCAATTGCTAAAACTTATCAAGGCGCCGGGATGACTCTCCAAGATCTAGTCCAG GAAGGATGTCGAGGACTTGTAAGAGGATCAGAGAAGTTTGATGCTACTAAAGGTTTCAAATTCTCTACCTATGCTCATTGGTGGATTAAACAGGCAGTTCGCAAGTCTCTTTCCGATCAGTCCAGGACAATACGTTTACCA TTTCACATGGTGGAGGCAACTTACAGAGTGAAGGAGGCACGAAAGCAATTGTATAGCGAAAATGGAAGACAGCCTGATAACGAAGAAATTGCAGAGGCAACCGGGCTTTCAATGAAGAGGCTTAGCGCGGTGCTACTAACCCCCAAAGCTCCACGATCTCTCGACCAGAAGATCGGATTTAACATGGACCTTAAACCTTCG GAAGTAACGGCAGACCCTGATGCAGAATCAGCAGAAGATCTGCTAATGAAACAATTTATGAAGCAGGACTTGGATAAGGTTCTGAACACTCTGAATCCAAGGGAGGGTCAAGTGGTCAGATGGCGATTCGGATTGGAGGATGGCAGGATGAAAACGTTGCAAGAGATTGGAGAGATTATGGGCGTGAGTCGGGAGAGAGTTCGACAAATTGAATCGAGTGCATTCCGTAAACTAAAGAATAAGAAAAGAACCAAACAATTGAAGCAATATTTACTGGCATGA
- the LOC126674962 gene encoding RNA polymerase sigma factor sigB isoform X2, with protein sequence MMSCLLPQFKCQPDSFSIHFKTHFNLTQPTKSREPVCYRTQCILSTSSPSTSTAVLDLQQLRLPSFEAHPDSGGSKIPWTYIGAVGPPKETTFGQTLGTETLITSDEAIIAAAAAEAVALARSAAKVAKDAALLAKFNPSTDTESRLTSPSTADAPRTPQFTETERACIMGDSVTAQTRVKEDLSMQHSINESDDLEPIPEELELLEEQLSEGIVVRSRRQTERKARRACAAEKASTSVLSMKSGFTAKKKRASTQEVDHSDPLRYLRATTASSKLLTGTEELELSAGIQDLLKLERLQEELKERYGGQPTFAQWAAAADVDQRILRKRLNHGRLCKDKMIKSNIRLVISIAKTYQGAGMTLQDLVQEGCRGLVRGSEKFDATKGFKFSTYAHWWIKQAVRKSLSDQSRTIRLPFHMVEATYRVKEARKQLYSENGRQPDNEEIAEATGLSMKRLSAVLLTPKAPRSLDQKIGFNMDLKPSEVTADPDAESAEDLLMKQFMKQDLDKVLNTLNPREGQVVRWRFGLEDGRMKTLQEIGEIMGVSRERVRQIESSAFRKLKNKKRTKQLKQYLLA encoded by the exons ATGATGTCTTGTTTACTGCCACAGTTTAAGTGCCAACCTGACTCTTTCTCTATCCATTTCAAAACTCACTTCAATCTTACTCAACCCA CAAAGAGTAGAGAGCCTGTTTGTTACCGGACACAATGCATTTTATCCACCTCATCACCATCAACATCAACTGCAGTGCTTGATCTGCAACAGCTGAGATTACCTTCTTTTGAAGCTCATCCAGACTCAGGTGGTTCAAAAATCCCATGGACATACATAGGGGCAGTTGGTCCACCTAAAGAG ACAACCTTTGGGCAGACTTTAGGTACAGAAACACTTATTACAAGTGATGAGGCTATAATTGCGGCAGCTGCTGCTGAAGCAGTTGCTCTTGCAAGATCTGCTGCCAAGGTTGCAAAAGATGCAGCCCTTCTGGCTAAATTTAATCCTTCTACAGATACAGAAAGTAGACTTACAAGTCCATCCACAGCTGATGCACCTAGAACACCGCAATTTACAGAAACAGAACGTGCCTGTATAATGGGAGACTCTGTAACAGCTCAAACTAGAGTGAAAGAAGATTTGTCTATGCAACATTCCATCAATGAGTCTGACGATTTGGAGCCAATCCCGGAGGAGCTTGAACTCCTGGAGGAGCAACTTTCAGAGGGTATAGTTGTGAGATCAAGACGCCAAACAGAAAGAAAAGCCAGACGAGCATGTGCCGCAGAAAAGGCTTCTACAAGTGTCTTGTCTATGAAGTCTGGTTTTACCGCCAAGAAAAAGCGTGCTTCTACACAGGAAGTGGACCATTCTGATCCATTACGTTATTTGAGAGCAACTACAGCCTCTTCCAAACTTCTTACTGGTACTGAAGAATTGGAATTGTCTGCTGGAATACAG GACCTACTGAAACTTGAAAGGCTCCAGGAGGAGCTTAAGGAGCGATATGGAGGTCAGCCCACCTTTGCTCAGTGGGCAGCTGCTGCAGATGTGGATCAGAGAATTTTAAGGAAGCGCTTAAATCATGGTAGATTGTGTAAAGACAAAATGATAAAATCTAACATACGGCTTGTTATTTCAATTGCTAAAACTTATCAAGGCGCCGGGATGACTCTCCAAGATCTAGTCCAG GAAGGATGTCGAGGACTTGTAAGAGGATCAGAGAAGTTTGATGCTACTAAAGGTTTCAAATTCTCTACCTATGCTCATTGGTGGATTAAACAGGCAGTTCGCAAGTCTCTTTCCGATCAGTCCAGGACAATACGTTTACCA TTTCACATGGTGGAGGCAACTTACAGAGTGAAGGAGGCACGAAAGCAATTGTATAGCGAAAATGGAAGACAGCCTGATAACGAAGAAATTGCAGAGGCAACCGGGCTTTCAATGAAGAGGCTTAGCGCGGTGCTACTAACCCCCAAAGCTCCACGATCTCTCGACCAGAAGATCGGATTTAACATGGACCTTAAACCTTCG GAAGTAACGGCAGACCCTGATGCAGAATCAGCAGAAGATCTGCTAATGAAACAATTTATGAAGCAGGACTTGGATAAGGTTCTGAACACTCTGAATCCAAGGGAGGGTCAAGTGGTCAGATGGCGATTCGGATTGGAGGATGGCAGGATGAAAACGTTGCAAGAGATTGGAGAGATTATGGGCGTGAGTCGGGAGAGAGTTCGACAAATTGAATCGAGTGCATTCCGTAAACTAAAGAATAAGAAAAGAACCAAACAATTGAAGCAATATTTACTGGCATGA
- the LOC126674961 gene encoding dynamin-related protein 4C-like has product MSREKTSKNQGKTKTGKSSSNEQLINEVRSLALVTSTEAAAKMVMHVPIVSSYNDRIRPLLDAVDKLRRLMVMKEGIQLPTIVVVGDQSSGKSSVLESLAGISLPRGQGICTRVPLVMRLQHHPAPEPDLSLEFNGKIVSTDEANVADAINLATDEIAGCGKGISNTPLTLVVKKLGVPDLTMVDLPGITRVPVHGQPENIYEQIADIIMEYIKPEESIILNVLSATVDFTTCESIRMSQKVDKTGERTLAVVTKADKAPEGLLEKVTADDVNIGLGYVCVRNRIGDETYEEARLEEAALFGNHLLLSKIDKSMVGIPVLAQKLTQIQAIIISRCLPEIVRKINEKLNANVSELNKLPKAISSPAEAMTALMGIMGAAKESSRKILIRGEFDEYPDDRNMHCTARLVEMLDCFCIDLHTCSASDPGKNFLIEEIQSLEESLGIELPNFLPRSTFITILRKKVAVVSNIPVEFVEKVWQYIEGVLISILMHHSENFHHLCSATRRAGHNMVSKMKERSINWVMEIIQMEKLTDYTCNPEYSKLHNTLMAQQQKFIEDMNNTGAAQVVIEGYGEVSVGDLRKHQRFLNQAFDLKMRMVAYWKVVLWRMVDSMALHLQTSIQNLVNKEMETEIFNEMMSANGGAIERMLEESPSVAGKIQRLKDSIKVLKESKEVLSEIMDKSFYVD; this is encoded by the coding sequence ATGAGTAGAGAAAAGACCTCAAAAAACCAGGGAAAAACAAAAACTGGTAAATCTTCAAGCAATGAGCAGCTTATCAATGAAGTAAGATCACTTGCATTGGTTACTAGTACAGAAGCAGCAGCAAAAATGGTGATGCATGTGCCTATTGTTTCCTCATATAATGATCGTATACGTCCTCTTCTTGATGCTGTTGACAAGCTTCGTCGTCTGATGGTGATGAAAGAAGGCATACAACTACCTACCATTGTTGTCGTGGGCGATCAATCTTCTGGCAAGTCAAGTGTTCTTGAATCTCTGGCCGGAATTAGTCTTCCCCGTGGTCAGGGAATTTGTACTCGAGTCCCTCTTGTAATGAGGCTGCAGCATCATCCGGCGCCTGAACCGGATCTTTCTTTGGAGTTCAATGGGAAAATAGTGTCCACGGATGAAGCTAATGTAGCTGATGCTATAAATCTTGCTACCGATGAGATTGCCGGCTGTGGAAAAGGTATTTCTAACACTCCATTGACTTTGGTGGTGAAAAAACTTGGTGTTCCTGACCTGACAATGGTGGATCTGCCTGGAATTACAAGGGTTCCGGTTCACGGCCAGCCGGAGAATATATACGAGCAGATTGCTGATATTATCATGGAGTACATTAAACCTGAAGAGAGTATTATTCTTAATGTTCTATCTGCTACTGTCGATTTCACAACCTGTGAGTCCATCCGAATGTCTCAGAAAGTGGACAAGACCGGAGAGAGGACGCTGGCGGTGGTGACTAAAGCTGATAAGGCACCGGAAGGGCTGCTGGAGAAGGTTACAGCCGACGATGTCAACATAGGTTTGGGTTATGTCTGTGTCCGGAATCGCATTGGTGATGAAACTTATGAGGAAGCAAGACTTGAAGAAGCTGCTTTGTTTGGGAATCATCTTCTTCTCTCCAAGATTGACAAATCCATGGTGGGTATTCCAGTTTTGGCTCAAAAGCTGACACAGATTCAAGCGATTATCATCTCAAGATGCTTGCCAGAAATTGTCAGAAAGATTAATGAGAAACTGAATGCAAATGTCTCAGAACTGAACAAATTGCCAAAGGCAATTTCCTCACCAGCTGAGGCTATGACAGCTCTGATGGGAATTATGGGAGCTGCTAAAGAATCTTCAAGGAAAATCCTGATAAGGGGAGAATTTGATGAATACCCGGATGATCGAAACATGCATTGTACTGCAAGATTGGTGGAAATGCTTGACTGTTTTTGTATTGATCTTCATACTTGCTCTGCAAGTGATCCTGGAAAGAATTTTCTGATTGAAGAGATTCAGAGTTTGGAGGAATCTTTAGGAATTGAGCTGCCAAATTTCCTCCCTCGGTCCACCTTTATAACAATCCTGAGGAAAAAAGTTGCAGTAGTATCAAACATTCCTGTTGAGTTCGTTGAGAAAGTCTGGCAGTACATTGAAGGCGTACTCATTTCGATTCTGATGCATCATTCTGAGAATTTTCATCATCTCTGTTCGGCTACTAGACGAGCAGGTCATAACATGGTTTCAAAAATGAAAGAGCGATCCATCAATTGGGTTATGGAGATTATCCAAATGGAGAAGCTGACAGACTACACTTGCAACCCTGAGTATTCCAAGCTCCATAACACCCTTATGGCACAACAGCAGAAGTTCATCGAAGATATGAATAACACTGGAGCTGCGCAAGTTGTTATTGAAGGCTATGGTGAGGTTTCTGTCGGTGATTTAAGAAAGCATCAGAGATTTCTGAATCAAGCTTTTGATTTGAAGATGAGAATGGTGGCTTACTGGAAAGTTGTGCTATGGAGAATGGTGGATTCAATGGCATTGCATTTGCAGACAAGTATTCAGAATCTTGTTAACAAGGAAATGGAAACTGAAATTTTCAATGAAATGATGAGTGCTAATGGTGGAGCTATTGAGAGAATGCTCGAAGAATCGCCTTCGGTTGCGGGTAAGATTCAGAGGCTTAAGGATAGCATTAAGGTGCTGAAGGAGTCCAAGGAGGTGTTATCAGAAATTATGGATAAGAGTTTCTATGTTGATTAG
- the LOC126674964 gene encoding uncharacterized protein LOC126674964 isoform X1, with protein MHKLKSLMDAVSPINTQFDNNENSALVKYFCTSGLPIISINNVAAFTSPEMTAKSSSGSNRFERRSPLSSLPSDQNVMMKSPTPSRKAMDRTPTTKVVDDVPDNSSASSEGRNQFSSGDADPTSFKSELCSSLENSGHCCDGFKSQPPEFQETESDRQEEIRPACSNHSESPPARSDAQGVAPKPSTLPLASRDEGTLMSSTLKVSENTALDIISQDVKTGQKQRFVTNSQSSKKRLTSTLNDHNAHSQKVPRGSFKSSPSSRSYAQTVAPGSSTPPLAPRDEGTQISSTLNVSDYPVLDTIRRERNVITGNYRQRFDPNKRLTSTLNDPTVATQTNLSDGTKIPETEVSEKSSIIDTIPYKPWSPSECSPGDESKLFYEETDALAQKTLYGPRTRRRPPMVQEE; from the exons ATGCACAAACTCAAATCCCTAATGGACGCCGTTTCACCGATCAACACACAGTTCGATAATAACGAAAACTCCGCTCTAGTCAAATACTTCTGCACCAGCGGATTACCGATCATCTCAATTAACAATGTAGCAGCGTTTACATCTCCGGAAATGACTGCCAAATCCTCTTCTGGAAGTAACCGCTTCGAACGACGGTCTCCACTGTCGTCGCTGCCTTCCGATCAAAATGTGATGATGAAGTCGCCGACGCCGTCGCGTAAGGCTATGGATCGTACGCCGACGACGAAAGTAGTGGATGATGTGCCTGATAATTCGTCCGCGTCTTCTGAAGGACGTAATCAGTTTTCTTCTGGTGACGCTGATCCTACGTCGTTTAAGAGTGAGCTGTGTAGTTCCTTGGAGAATTCTGGACATTGTTGTGACGGTTTCAAATCTCAg CCACCGGAATTTCAGGAAACAGAGTCGGATAGACAAGAAGAAATTCGACCTGCTTGTTCCAACCATTCTGAA TCACCTCCGGCAAGATCAGATGCGCAAGGAGTGGCTCCCAAGCCTTCTACACTGCCATTGGCTTCGAGAGATGAAGGAACCCTAATGAGCAGCACTCTGAAGGTATCTGAAAACACTGCTTTGGACATTATCAGCCAAGATGTTAAAACTGGCCAGAAACAGAGATTTGTCACCAACTCACAATCATCCAAGAAAAGATTAACATCTACTCTCAATGATCATAATGCTCACAGTCAGAAAGTTCCTCGTGGTTCTTTCAAATCATCACCTTCGTCAAGATCATATGCGCAAACGGTCGCTCCCGGGTCTTCTACACCGCCATTGGCTCCGAGAGATGAAGGAACCCAAATTAGCAGCACTCTGAACGTATCTGATTACCCTGTTTTGGACACTATCAGAAGAGAACGAAATGTTATAACTGGTAATTACAGACAGAGATTTGACCCTAACAAAAGGTTAACCTCTACTCTCAATGATCCAACCGTTGCCACCCAAACAAACCTCTCCGACGGAACCAAAATTCCCGAAACAGAAGTCTCCGAGAAAAGCTCCATTATTGATACTATCCCTTATAAGCCCTGGTCTCCCTCTGAGTGTTCACCAGGTGATGAATCCAAACTGTTTTACGAGGAAACTGATGCTCTTGCTCAGAAAACTCTTTACGGTCCAAGGACAAGGAGAAGGCCGCCTATGGTCCAGGAGGAGTAA
- the LOC126674964 gene encoding uncharacterized protein LOC126674964 isoform X2: MHKLKSLMDAVSPINTQFDNNENSALVKYFCTSGLPIISINNVAAFTSPEMTAKSSSGSNRFERRSPLSSLPSDQNVMMKSPTPSRKAMDRTPTTKVVDDVPDNSSASSEGRNQFSSGDADPTSFKSELCSSLENSGHCCDGFKSQETESDRQEEIRPACSNHSESPPARSDAQGVAPKPSTLPLASRDEGTLMSSTLKVSENTALDIISQDVKTGQKQRFVTNSQSSKKRLTSTLNDHNAHSQKVPRGSFKSSPSSRSYAQTVAPGSSTPPLAPRDEGTQISSTLNVSDYPVLDTIRRERNVITGNYRQRFDPNKRLTSTLNDPTVATQTNLSDGTKIPETEVSEKSSIIDTIPYKPWSPSECSPGDESKLFYEETDALAQKTLYGPRTRRRPPMVQEE, encoded by the exons ATGCACAAACTCAAATCCCTAATGGACGCCGTTTCACCGATCAACACACAGTTCGATAATAACGAAAACTCCGCTCTAGTCAAATACTTCTGCACCAGCGGATTACCGATCATCTCAATTAACAATGTAGCAGCGTTTACATCTCCGGAAATGACTGCCAAATCCTCTTCTGGAAGTAACCGCTTCGAACGACGGTCTCCACTGTCGTCGCTGCCTTCCGATCAAAATGTGATGATGAAGTCGCCGACGCCGTCGCGTAAGGCTATGGATCGTACGCCGACGACGAAAGTAGTGGATGATGTGCCTGATAATTCGTCCGCGTCTTCTGAAGGACGTAATCAGTTTTCTTCTGGTGACGCTGATCCTACGTCGTTTAAGAGTGAGCTGTGTAGTTCCTTGGAGAATTCTGGACATTGTTGTGACGGTTTCAAATCTCAg GAAACAGAGTCGGATAGACAAGAAGAAATTCGACCTGCTTGTTCCAACCATTCTGAA TCACCTCCGGCAAGATCAGATGCGCAAGGAGTGGCTCCCAAGCCTTCTACACTGCCATTGGCTTCGAGAGATGAAGGAACCCTAATGAGCAGCACTCTGAAGGTATCTGAAAACACTGCTTTGGACATTATCAGCCAAGATGTTAAAACTGGCCAGAAACAGAGATTTGTCACCAACTCACAATCATCCAAGAAAAGATTAACATCTACTCTCAATGATCATAATGCTCACAGTCAGAAAGTTCCTCGTGGTTCTTTCAAATCATCACCTTCGTCAAGATCATATGCGCAAACGGTCGCTCCCGGGTCTTCTACACCGCCATTGGCTCCGAGAGATGAAGGAACCCAAATTAGCAGCACTCTGAACGTATCTGATTACCCTGTTTTGGACACTATCAGAAGAGAACGAAATGTTATAACTGGTAATTACAGACAGAGATTTGACCCTAACAAAAGGTTAACCTCTACTCTCAATGATCCAACCGTTGCCACCCAAACAAACCTCTCCGACGGAACCAAAATTCCCGAAACAGAAGTCTCCGAGAAAAGCTCCATTATTGATACTATCCCTTATAAGCCCTGGTCTCCCTCTGAGTGTTCACCAGGTGATGAATCCAAACTGTTTTACGAGGAAACTGATGCTCTTGCTCAGAAAACTCTTTACGGTCCAAGGACAAGGAGAAGGCCGCCTATGGTCCAGGAGGAGTAA